A window of the Cicer arietinum cultivar CDC Frontier isolate Library 1 chromosome 6, Cicar.CDCFrontier_v2.0, whole genome shotgun sequence genome harbors these coding sequences:
- the LOC101510132 gene encoding lanC-like protein GCL2: MQHYIDTLLLHLSLFLFPHFTSSFFLQTEAMSDRFFPNPMPEFVPEATPSTQHELHEAITVTTGDSLHKLLAMPHAPLSERLKRAALDLKQTIVMETWGFTEQRVGDFTLYCGLLGTAFLLFKSYNVTQNANDLTLCSQIIKACDTASLYSREVSFICGRAGVCALGAVAAKHAGNDESLRYYLAQFQKIKLPKDLPDELLYGRVGFLWACLFLNKHLGQGTVPSSYTAPVVDEIIKNGRALGRKGKCPLMFEWYGEKYWGAAHGLVGIMHVLMDMELKPDQLEDVRDTLKYMILNRFPSGNYPASEGDKKRDELVHWCHGAPGVALTLVKASKVFGDEEFLDAAMEAADVVWSRGLLKRVGMCHGISGNAYVFLSLYQLTGNAKYLYKAKAFACFLLDRAHKLISRGEMHGGDRPYSLFEGVGGMAYLFLDMVDPSQSKFPAYEL, translated from the exons ATGCAACATTACATCGACACACTTCTTCTTCATTtatctctctttctttttcctcaTTTCACTTCCTCTTTCTTTCTTCAAACCGAAGCCATGTCGGATCGATTCTTTCCCAACCCAATGCCCGAATTCGTACCCGAAGCAACGCCGTCAACTCAACATGAACTACACGAAGCAATCACCGTTACAACCGGTGACTCACTTCACAAGCTCCTCGCCATGCCTCACGCTCCACTCTCCGAGCGTCTCAAACGCGCTGCCTTAGACCTCAAACAAACC ATAGTGATGGAAACGTGGGGCTTTACTGAGCAACGCGTTGGTGACTTCACTCTCTATTGTGGACTTCTTGGAACCGCTTTTCTCCTTTTCAAGTCTTACAATGTCACCCAAAATGCAAACGATCTAACACTTTGCTCCCAGATTATCAAGGCTTGTGATACTGCTTCTCTTTATTCTAG GGAGGTGAGTTTTATTTGTGGGCGTGCTGGTGTTTGTGCCCTTGGGGCTGTGGCTGCTAAACATGCTGGTAATGATGAGTCCTTGAGGTACTACTTGGCTCAGTTCCAAAAG ATTAAGCTACCAAAGGATCTTCCTGATGAGTTGCTATACGGGAGAGTTGGTTTTCTATGGGCATGTTTGTTCTTAAACAAGCACCTTGGTCAAGGGACTGTTCCCTCTAGTTATACT GCCCCAGTTGTggatgaaattataaaaaatggaaGGGCGTTGGGACGAAAAGGAAAATGTCCTTTGATGTTTGAGTGGTACGGAGAGAAGTATTGGGGTGCTGCACATGGATTGGTTGGGATTATGCATGTCCTTATGGATATGGAGCTGAAGCCTGATCAGCTTGAGGATGTTAGGGATACTCTTAAATACATGATACTTAACCGCTTTCCTAGTGGAAACTATCCAGCTAGCGAAGGAGATAAGAAGAGGGATGAACTTGTGCATTGGTGCCATGGAGCTCCTGGAGTGGCTCTCACACTTGTCAAAGCATCTAAG GTTTTTGGAGATGAAGAATTCTTGGATGCAGCTATGGAAGCAGCCGATGTGGTTTGGAGTCGCGGTTTGCTCAAGCGAGTTGGAATGTGCCATGGCATCAGTGGGAATGCATATGTCTTCCTGTCACTTTACCAACTTACTGGGAATGCGAAGTATCTATACAAAGCCAAAGCTTTTGCTTGCTTTTTGCTCGATAGAGCTCATAAGTTGATATCTCGAGGTGAAATGCATGGAGGCGATAGACCTTATTCACTGTTTGAAGGTGTGGGAGGTATGGCTTATCTCTTTTTGGACATGGTTGATCCTTCTCAGTCTAAATTTCCTGCTTATGAACTATGA